A genomic region of Zea mays cultivar B73 chromosome 6, Zm-B73-REFERENCE-NAM-5.0, whole genome shotgun sequence contains the following coding sequences:
- the LOC103628960 gene encoding peroxidase 47, with the protein MAKTTMSAAKNLVRLLVLVQVSLGLLGGVAALSFDYYGMTCPFAEMMVRSVVYDALMKDPTLAGSLLRLHFHDCFVQGCDASVLIDSADGNTAEKDAQANLTLRGFEVIDRIKELLESQCPGVVSCADVLALAARDAVLLARGPYYGVPLGRRDGTRSVDSDTFTALPPAFFNVTMLMKLFGSHGFTVQDMVALSGGHTLGVAHCANFKGRLAETDTLDAALGSSLGATCTANGDAGVATFDRTSTSFDTVYFRELQMRRGLLSSDQTLFESPETRGIVNMFAMNQAYFFYAFQQGMLKMGQLDLKEGDDGEIRHTCRVINSS; encoded by the coding sequence ATGGCGAAAACGACGATGAGCGCGGCCAAGAACCTCGTGAGGCTCCTCGTCCTCGTGCAGGTGTCCTTAGGCCTTCTGGGCGGCGTCGCGGCGCTCAGCTTCGACTACTACGGCATGACCTGCCCGTTCGCGGAGATGATGGTGCGCAGCGTCGTCTACGACGCCCTCATGAAGGACCCCACCCTGGCCGGCAGCCTCCTCCGGCTGCACTTCCACGACTGCTTCGTGCAGGGCTGCGACGCGTCGGTGCTGATCGACTCGGCGGACGGCAACACGGCGGAGAAGGACGCGCAGGCGAACCTGACCCTGCGGGGCTTCGAGGTGATCGACCGCATCAAGGAGCTGCTGGAGTCGCAGTGCCCCGGCGTCGTCTCGTGCGCCGACGTCCTGGCGCTGGCGGCGCGCGACGCCGTGCTCCTGGCCCGGGGCCCCTACTACGGCGTGCCCCTGGGGCGGCGCGACGGCACGCGGTCGGTGGACTCCGACACCTTCACGGCGCTCCCGCCGGCCTTCTTCAACGTGACCATGCTCATGAAGCTCTTCGGCTCGCACGGGTTCACGGTCCAGGACATGGTGGCGCTGTCCGGCGGCCACACGCTGGGCGTCGCGCACTGCGCCAACTTCAAGGGCCGCCTCGCCGAGACGGACACGCTGGACGCCGCGCTGGGGTCGTCGCTCGGCGCCACCTGCACCGCCAACGGGGACGCCGGCGTGGCAACGTTCGACCGCACCAGCACCAGCTTCGACACCGTCTACTTCCGGGAGCTGCAGATGCGGCGCGGCCTGCTCAGCTCCGACCAGACGCTGTTCGAGTCGCCGGAGACCAGGGGCATCGTCAACATGTTCGCCATGAACCAGGCCTACTTCTTCTACGCGTTCCAGCAGGGGATGCTCAAGATGGGGCAGCTCGACCTCAAGGAGGGCGACGATGGTGAGATCAGGCACACGTGCAGGGTCATCAACTCCTCCTAG